Proteins from a genomic interval of Diprion similis isolate iyDipSimi1 chromosome 10, iyDipSimi1.1, whole genome shotgun sequence:
- the LOC124411749 gene encoding DNA polymerase beta-like isoform X1 has translation MSKRKAPDNADNLNSDLSDFLIELANYERNVSKNIYKYNAYRKAAGTLAALSYRVKNGEEAKKLPGVGEKIAKKIDEFLQTGKLQKLEKINADGISAPINLMTRVSGIGPSKAKELVDAGIKTLEELRKNQDKLTHHQKIGLKYFQDFEQKIPREEVQRLETSLKSVIADLDKEYVLTICGSYRRGKDESGDIDVLITHPKFTSECMDAKKKGGMLKSVVEHLEKEGIITETISIGNTKFMGVCRDPTDSSKPFRRLDIRLTPSDHYYCAILYFTGSDLFNKNMRAYALKKKFTLNEYTLKRLTLEGLPGDAEVITSEEDIFSKLGLPYKKPEERNS, from the exons ATGAGTAAACGAAAGGCACCCGACAACGCCGACAATCTAAACAGTGATCTCTCCGATTTTCTGATAG agctAGCAAATTACGAGCGGAATGTTAGTAAAAATATCTACAAGTATAACGCCTACCGTAAAGCCGCTGGAACTTTGGCCGCGCTATCATACCGAGTAAAGAATGgtgaagaagcaaaaaaattgccagGGGTTGGAGAGAAGATCGCAAAAAAAATAGATGAGTTCCTTCAAActggaaaattacaaaaactcGAAAAA ATTAATGCTGATGGCATCAGTGCTCCTATAAACTTGATGACCAGAGTATCCGGAATCGGACCATCGAAAGCAAAGGAATTGGTAGATGCTGGCATAAAGACTTTGGAAGAACTGAGAAAAAACCAAGATAAATTAACACATCACCAGAAAATTGGTTTAAA GTACTTTCAAGATTTTGAACAGAAAATTCCAAGGGAAGAGGTGCAGCGACTTGAGACGAGTCTCAAATCGGTGATTGCTGATTTAGACAAAGAATATGTTCTTACGATCTGTGGTAGTTATAGACGTGGGAAGGATGAGAGCGGCGACATTGACGTCTTGATAACACATCCAAAATTCACATCCGAATGCAtggatgcgaaaaaaaaaggcgGTATGCTAAAAAGTGTTGTTGAACATCTTGAAAAGGAGGGAATAATCACGGAGACAATCTCTATAGGCAATACAAAGTTCATG GGTGTTTGCAGAGATCCAACAGATTCGAGCAAACCATTTCGCCGACTTGATATAAGGCTTACTCCCAGCGATCACTACTACTGTGccatattatattttacggGCAgtgatttattcaataaaaatatgcgAGCATACGCacttaaaaagaaatttacattGAACGAGTATACCTTGAAACGTCTAACCTTGGAAG GGTTACCAGGGGATGCTGAAGTAATCACGAGTGAAGAGGATATTTTCAGTAAACTTGGACTTCCATACAAAAAACCGGAAGAAAGAAATTCATAA
- the LOC124411749 gene encoding DNA polymerase beta-like isoform X2 has product MKKFTELANYERNVSKNIYKYNAYRKAAGTLAALSYRVKNGEEAKKLPGVGEKIAKKIDEFLQTGKLQKLEKINADGISAPINLMTRVSGIGPSKAKELVDAGIKTLEELRKNQDKLTHHQKIGLKYFQDFEQKIPREEVQRLETSLKSVIADLDKEYVLTICGSYRRGKDESGDIDVLITHPKFTSECMDAKKKGGMLKSVVEHLEKEGIITETISIGNTKFMGVCRDPTDSSKPFRRLDIRLTPSDHYYCAILYFTGSDLFNKNMRAYALKKKFTLNEYTLKRLTLEGLPGDAEVITSEEDIFSKLGLPYKKPEERNS; this is encoded by the exons atgaaaaaatttacagagctAGCAAATTACGAGCGGAATGTTAGTAAAAATATCTACAAGTATAACGCCTACCGTAAAGCCGCTGGAACTTTGGCCGCGCTATCATACCGAGTAAAGAATGgtgaagaagcaaaaaaattgccagGGGTTGGAGAGAAGATCGCAAAAAAAATAGATGAGTTCCTTCAAActggaaaattacaaaaactcGAAAAA ATTAATGCTGATGGCATCAGTGCTCCTATAAACTTGATGACCAGAGTATCCGGAATCGGACCATCGAAAGCAAAGGAATTGGTAGATGCTGGCATAAAGACTTTGGAAGAACTGAGAAAAAACCAAGATAAATTAACACATCACCAGAAAATTGGTTTAAA GTACTTTCAAGATTTTGAACAGAAAATTCCAAGGGAAGAGGTGCAGCGACTTGAGACGAGTCTCAAATCGGTGATTGCTGATTTAGACAAAGAATATGTTCTTACGATCTGTGGTAGTTATAGACGTGGGAAGGATGAGAGCGGCGACATTGACGTCTTGATAACACATCCAAAATTCACATCCGAATGCAtggatgcgaaaaaaaaaggcgGTATGCTAAAAAGTGTTGTTGAACATCTTGAAAAGGAGGGAATAATCACGGAGACAATCTCTATAGGCAATACAAAGTTCATG GGTGTTTGCAGAGATCCAACAGATTCGAGCAAACCATTTCGCCGACTTGATATAAGGCTTACTCCCAGCGATCACTACTACTGTGccatattatattttacggGCAgtgatttattcaataaaaatatgcgAGCATACGCacttaaaaagaaatttacattGAACGAGTATACCTTGAAACGTCTAACCTTGGAAG GGTTACCAGGGGATGCTGAAGTAATCACGAGTGAAGAGGATATTTTCAGTAAACTTGGACTTCCATACAAAAAACCGGAAGAAAGAAATTCATAA
- the LOC124411745 gene encoding heparan-alpha-glucosaminide N-acetyltransferase-like isoform X1 — protein MGLLAGRNGNFSCNDKTLGIDVACLSVINNINDSVKFYGQTTECFLCNGVLRSVLPGNSNTTLSVDTKHPYHVYYVQDGLQFCHTTFKFEEHGHYEMNLTDHSCSEIYTTYQPPNAYMPILAAFMLIFFLSATWVLGAYVARSGIMTRFLRRDVPEVQSDLGRLQENESLPRPIERVTRSSTRAKFLDTFRGIAILLMIFVNNGGGKYWFFNHSPWNGITLADLVLPFFAWIMGFTIIISLRTQLRISISRSRIILRCFRRSVTLIFLGLVINSLSRTTENYGILKLSDLRFPGILQLLGVSYFICATLEAIFTKAQRTFQYDRLKFLQDILDAWAQWLVIIAIATTHLLLTFLLPVPGCPKGYLGPGGLYEREAHANCTAGAAGYIDRTVFGNHIYMKKKSGVYGTHPPYDPEGIMSTISAVLLVYMGVQAGRIMLTYHQAKSRVIRWLLWSVVTGILAGILCNFSKEDGVIPVNKSMMSLSYVLATSSMAFAMNTILYVLIDLQHWWNGAPFFYAGTNAIFLYMGHYFTMGVFPWTWTINGVRTHANVLSLNLWTTALWAIIAYVLHKKEIILTV, from the exons ATGGGGCTTCTAGCTGGGAGAAATGGCAACTTCTCTTGCAATGACAAAACTCTTGGAATAGACGTAGCTTGCTTGAGTGTCATTAATAACATCAACGACAGCGTCAAATTTTATGGACAAACAACAGAGTGCTTCTTG TGCAATGGAGTGCTACGCAGTGTCTTACCTGGGAACAGCAACACAACACTGTCAGTGGACACAAAGCATCCGTATCATGTTTACTATGTGCAGGATGGTCTTCAATTCTGCCA TACCACTTTTAAATTCGAGGAGCATGGACATTACGAAATGAACTTGACGGATCATAGCTGCTCAGAAATTTATACCACATATCAACCACCAAATGCATATATGC cAATTTTGGCAGCATTCATGCTCATATTTTTCCTCTCGGCAACGTGGGTACTCGGAGCATATGTCGCTCGCTCTGGCATAATGACCAGATTTTTAAGGAGAGATGTGCCCGAAGTTCAGAGT GATCTGGGAAGACTGCAAGAAAACGAATCTTTACCTAGGCCTATAGAGAGGGTGACTAGATCTAGCACTAGAGCAAAATTTCTGGACACCTTTCGTGG aaTTGCGATTCTATTGATGATATTCGTCAACAACGGTGGGGGTAAATACTGGTTTTTCAATCATAGCCCATGGAATGGAATAACGCTAGCAGACTTGGTGTTGCCATT ctttgcaTGGATCATGGGATTCACCATAATAATTTCACTGCGTACCCAACTTAGGATATCCATATCCCGAAGCAGGATTATTTTACGTTGTTTTCGTCGATCTgttactttgatttttcttggCCTGGTTATAAACTCACTAAGTAGAACAACTGAGAATTATGGGATTCTAAAACTCAGCGATCTTAGATTTCCAGGAATCTTACAATTATTGGGagtatcatattttatttgcgCGACACTTGAAGCTATATTCACCAAGGCGCAACGAACTTTTCAG taTGATCGACTAAAATTCCTCCAAGACATTTTGGATGCTTGGGCGCAGTGGTTGGTTATTATTGCTATTGCAACAACACACTTGCTCCTGACGTTCCTTCTACCAGTTCCTGGTTGTCCAAAGGGATACTTAGGACCAGGTGGACTTTATGAACGTGAAGCACATGCTAATTGTACTGCAGGAGCAGCTGGTTATATCGACAGAACTGTTTTCGGTaaccatatatatatgaagaaGAAGTCCGGAGTTTATGGAACACACCCACCCTACGACCCTGAAG GAATTATGAGCACCATTTCAGCCGTATTACTGGTTTATATGGGTGTTCAAGCCGGTAGAATTATGCTAACATATCACCAAGCAAAATCCCGAGTGATTCGTTGGCTTTTGTGGTCTGTGGTTACG GGTATTTTGGCTGGTATTTTATGCAACTTCAGCAAAGAAGATGGCGTTATTCCTGTTAATAAATCGATGATGTCGTTGTCTTATGTGCTCGCAACATCTAGTATGGCATTTGCCATGAATACAATTCTCTATGTTCTGATTGATCTTCAACATTGGTGGAATGGAGCTCCATTCTTTTATGCAG GTACAAATGCTATATTCTTGTATATGGGGCATTACTTCACAATGGGAGTATTTCCATGGACCTGGACGATTAATGGAGTTAGAACGCATGCTAATGTATTATCACTAAACTTGTGGACCACGGCACTTTGGGCCATTATTGCTTATGTGCTTCACAAGAAAGAAATCATTCTCACAGTATAG
- the LOC124411745 gene encoding heparan-alpha-glucosaminide N-acetyltransferase-like isoform X2, producing MDKQQSASCTTFKFEEHGHYEMNLTDHSCSEIYTTYQPPNAYMPILAAFMLIFFLSATWVLGAYVARSGIMTRFLRRDVPEVQSDLGRLQENESLPRPIERVTRSSTRAKFLDTFRGIAILLMIFVNNGGGKYWFFNHSPWNGITLADLVLPFFAWIMGFTIIISLRTQLRISISRSRIILRCFRRSVTLIFLGLVINSLSRTTENYGILKLSDLRFPGILQLLGVSYFICATLEAIFTKAQRTFQYDRLKFLQDILDAWAQWLVIIAIATTHLLLTFLLPVPGCPKGYLGPGGLYEREAHANCTAGAAGYIDRTVFGNHIYMKKKSGVYGTHPPYDPEGIMSTISAVLLVYMGVQAGRIMLTYHQAKSRVIRWLLWSVVTGILAGILCNFSKEDGVIPVNKSMMSLSYVLATSSMAFAMNTILYVLIDLQHWWNGAPFFYAGTNAIFLYMGHYFTMGVFPWTWTINGVRTHANVLSLNLWTTALWAIIAYVLHKKEIILTV from the exons ATGGACAAACAACAGAGTGCTTCTTG TACCACTTTTAAATTCGAGGAGCATGGACATTACGAAATGAACTTGACGGATCATAGCTGCTCAGAAATTTATACCACATATCAACCACCAAATGCATATATGC cAATTTTGGCAGCATTCATGCTCATATTTTTCCTCTCGGCAACGTGGGTACTCGGAGCATATGTCGCTCGCTCTGGCATAATGACCAGATTTTTAAGGAGAGATGTGCCCGAAGTTCAGAGT GATCTGGGAAGACTGCAAGAAAACGAATCTTTACCTAGGCCTATAGAGAGGGTGACTAGATCTAGCACTAGAGCAAAATTTCTGGACACCTTTCGTGG aaTTGCGATTCTATTGATGATATTCGTCAACAACGGTGGGGGTAAATACTGGTTTTTCAATCATAGCCCATGGAATGGAATAACGCTAGCAGACTTGGTGTTGCCATT ctttgcaTGGATCATGGGATTCACCATAATAATTTCACTGCGTACCCAACTTAGGATATCCATATCCCGAAGCAGGATTATTTTACGTTGTTTTCGTCGATCTgttactttgatttttcttggCCTGGTTATAAACTCACTAAGTAGAACAACTGAGAATTATGGGATTCTAAAACTCAGCGATCTTAGATTTCCAGGAATCTTACAATTATTGGGagtatcatattttatttgcgCGACACTTGAAGCTATATTCACCAAGGCGCAACGAACTTTTCAG taTGATCGACTAAAATTCCTCCAAGACATTTTGGATGCTTGGGCGCAGTGGTTGGTTATTATTGCTATTGCAACAACACACTTGCTCCTGACGTTCCTTCTACCAGTTCCTGGTTGTCCAAAGGGATACTTAGGACCAGGTGGACTTTATGAACGTGAAGCACATGCTAATTGTACTGCAGGAGCAGCTGGTTATATCGACAGAACTGTTTTCGGTaaccatatatatatgaagaaGAAGTCCGGAGTTTATGGAACACACCCACCCTACGACCCTGAAG GAATTATGAGCACCATTTCAGCCGTATTACTGGTTTATATGGGTGTTCAAGCCGGTAGAATTATGCTAACATATCACCAAGCAAAATCCCGAGTGATTCGTTGGCTTTTGTGGTCTGTGGTTACG GGTATTTTGGCTGGTATTTTATGCAACTTCAGCAAAGAAGATGGCGTTATTCCTGTTAATAAATCGATGATGTCGTTGTCTTATGTGCTCGCAACATCTAGTATGGCATTTGCCATGAATACAATTCTCTATGTTCTGATTGATCTTCAACATTGGTGGAATGGAGCTCCATTCTTTTATGCAG GTACAAATGCTATATTCTTGTATATGGGGCATTACTTCACAATGGGAGTATTTCCATGGACCTGGACGATTAATGGAGTTAGAACGCATGCTAATGTATTATCACTAAACTTGTGGACCACGGCACTTTGGGCCATTATTGCTTATGTGCTTCACAAGAAAGAAATCATTCTCACAGTATAG
- the LOC124411745 gene encoding heparan-alpha-glucosaminide N-acetyltransferase-like isoform X3 → MNLTDHSCSEIYTTYQPPNAYMPILAAFMLIFFLSATWVLGAYVARSGIMTRFLRRDVPEVQSDLGRLQENESLPRPIERVTRSSTRAKFLDTFRGIAILLMIFVNNGGGKYWFFNHSPWNGITLADLVLPFFAWIMGFTIIISLRTQLRISISRSRIILRCFRRSVTLIFLGLVINSLSRTTENYGILKLSDLRFPGILQLLGVSYFICATLEAIFTKAQRTFQYDRLKFLQDILDAWAQWLVIIAIATTHLLLTFLLPVPGCPKGYLGPGGLYEREAHANCTAGAAGYIDRTVFGNHIYMKKKSGVYGTHPPYDPEGIMSTISAVLLVYMGVQAGRIMLTYHQAKSRVIRWLLWSVVTGILAGILCNFSKEDGVIPVNKSMMSLSYVLATSSMAFAMNTILYVLIDLQHWWNGAPFFYAGTNAIFLYMGHYFTMGVFPWTWTINGVRTHANVLSLNLWTTALWAIIAYVLHKKEIILTV, encoded by the exons ATGAACTTGACGGATCATAGCTGCTCAGAAATTTATACCACATATCAACCACCAAATGCATATATGC cAATTTTGGCAGCATTCATGCTCATATTTTTCCTCTCGGCAACGTGGGTACTCGGAGCATATGTCGCTCGCTCTGGCATAATGACCAGATTTTTAAGGAGAGATGTGCCCGAAGTTCAGAGT GATCTGGGAAGACTGCAAGAAAACGAATCTTTACCTAGGCCTATAGAGAGGGTGACTAGATCTAGCACTAGAGCAAAATTTCTGGACACCTTTCGTGG aaTTGCGATTCTATTGATGATATTCGTCAACAACGGTGGGGGTAAATACTGGTTTTTCAATCATAGCCCATGGAATGGAATAACGCTAGCAGACTTGGTGTTGCCATT ctttgcaTGGATCATGGGATTCACCATAATAATTTCACTGCGTACCCAACTTAGGATATCCATATCCCGAAGCAGGATTATTTTACGTTGTTTTCGTCGATCTgttactttgatttttcttggCCTGGTTATAAACTCACTAAGTAGAACAACTGAGAATTATGGGATTCTAAAACTCAGCGATCTTAGATTTCCAGGAATCTTACAATTATTGGGagtatcatattttatttgcgCGACACTTGAAGCTATATTCACCAAGGCGCAACGAACTTTTCAG taTGATCGACTAAAATTCCTCCAAGACATTTTGGATGCTTGGGCGCAGTGGTTGGTTATTATTGCTATTGCAACAACACACTTGCTCCTGACGTTCCTTCTACCAGTTCCTGGTTGTCCAAAGGGATACTTAGGACCAGGTGGACTTTATGAACGTGAAGCACATGCTAATTGTACTGCAGGAGCAGCTGGTTATATCGACAGAACTGTTTTCGGTaaccatatatatatgaagaaGAAGTCCGGAGTTTATGGAACACACCCACCCTACGACCCTGAAG GAATTATGAGCACCATTTCAGCCGTATTACTGGTTTATATGGGTGTTCAAGCCGGTAGAATTATGCTAACATATCACCAAGCAAAATCCCGAGTGATTCGTTGGCTTTTGTGGTCTGTGGTTACG GGTATTTTGGCTGGTATTTTATGCAACTTCAGCAAAGAAGATGGCGTTATTCCTGTTAATAAATCGATGATGTCGTTGTCTTATGTGCTCGCAACATCTAGTATGGCATTTGCCATGAATACAATTCTCTATGTTCTGATTGATCTTCAACATTGGTGGAATGGAGCTCCATTCTTTTATGCAG GTACAAATGCTATATTCTTGTATATGGGGCATTACTTCACAATGGGAGTATTTCCATGGACCTGGACGATTAATGGAGTTAGAACGCATGCTAATGTATTATCACTAAACTTGTGGACCACGGCACTTTGGGCCATTATTGCTTATGTGCTTCACAAGAAAGAAATCATTCTCACAGTATAG
- the LOC124411753 gene encoding BLOC-1-related complex subunit 8 homolog isoform X2, producing MAKVYLPDQELETKVKKATERISENMHIVANEPSLAFYRLQEHVRKALPPMVEKRVEVLALQQQLQGRCYDAEYAVSAIKAMEGAGKNYDNTLDLIKNAIFYKQQLKYQEQRRLKKDGSKDSVYKRLSAHIPTLEHLPDEISDVV from the exons atggCAAAGGTATACCTACCTGATCAGGAGCTTGAAACTAAGGTGAAAAAAG cCACAGAGaggatatctgaaaatatgCATATAGTGGCTAACGAGCCGTCTCTGGccttttatcgccttcaggaGCATGTCAGGAAGGCATTGCCACCTATGGTTGAAAAACGTGTTGAAGTTTTAGCGCTTCAACAACAGCTGCAAGGGCGCTGTTACGACGCCGAGTATGCTGTGAGCGCTATCAAAGCGATGGAGGGGGCAGGGAAAAACTATGACAACACATTGGATCTTATTAAGAATGCCATATTCTACAAACAACAATTAAAGTATCAGGAACAGCGCAGATTGAAGAAAGATGGCTCCAAGGACTCTGTCTACAAGAGGCTTTCAGCTCACATTCCAACTCTGGAACACTTACCTGATGAGATATCAGACGTC GTGTAG
- the LOC124411742 gene encoding protein inturned yields the protein MNEADSKQMRKSERSVTATDQQVVIDINVDNEREDNGDEEEVDEVGGDEEDADEDDWWESDAASSTGSYYSDNDSSIVEWDSAIKWNGEVFYIESLPSTLTDTRDYHSPLRRESKSLSPELTRRRSTRAGKLMRLIRRRESRRCSVRNKKTRDVTGEKGHTLGANEAKFFQRGGTSQGTTKEVTFRDSEAGEIKEVTVRVDPGKRHKLGRRASLCEAYLGIAPGAFSDNVRVMVAGFVPGGEAMKDKNIKIGDWLRSLDGREVNVGNLESLLSEILEPQNVKLELQRVAGSEIGKTPLESNFEKPQSPMVRRLVLEEESHPLMELLLKHSVGITFVKTTGLSETGPELQDVLYTFPRSLDNSTQSILCRARGAFATLDHMLPGISGPRPISTSTWFENELIHISYVSRGEELLLLALPEKFCCLQETLEITEDVVRVLEFSYRTLGECFTPKKNHSSLDHFFALLFWRPSKESTNLASINESKNDLSCSSKASNFHDTLPAARFIQLPRDAQIQIDAALNEMEAMDYRDWNEDPMDCQRLYTILGSCLYHKDFLLGSHLPHQDLIEIHSFLRQKGLLNLIKNEPVKSLIVWKEVYPLSCNRGHLQSDGENDKPFVPNGRWFLLVVGFGNQLLAVLLESGGCTAELENNASPDVFYVEEAQETLKHIQKIGIPTLAEKWIAANTRSGIELTQDGAANKSIPSIAENLFGLVKSNESRSTLPKTNSVVSKKNLEVSSILKRRSLEQSTVSTGSVYSLQTSEDSTSQGTGAVSEASDDVAPILGRRATRERINNTNSRQSDCSDSDMDYDRNESQPSTMDITDIRQNLLSQAEYIVPKKVSAGTEDTLLHYVHLDTLEGVLLSSNVGIDGSLKDSKVLGLFNSAARVIHKLLQRTVRFEKMLNQDTDKSVINKSLIAIKEHGVLFECEGDTYWVVGRSYTSPQPRELYVCYRDSAPQSLIEMAFRLNTN from the exons ATGAATGAAGCGGATAGTAAACAGATGAGAAAATCTGAAAGATCGGTTACGGCTACAGATCAACAAGTGGTTATTGATATCAACGTCGATAACGAACGGGAGGACAATGGCGATGAAGAAGAGGTTGACGAGGTCGGAGGGGATGAGGAAGATGCAGACGAGGATGACTGGTGGGAAAGCGACGCCGCCTCGAGCACTGGGTCGTATTATTCCGACAATGATAG TTCAATCGTCGAGTGGGATTCAGCAATCAAATGGAATGGAGAGGTATTTTATATCGAATCTCTGCCCAGCACTTTAACCGATACACGCGATTACCATTCTCCGCTTCGTCGCGAGTCCAAATCTCTGTCACCTGAGCTAACCAGGAGACGCAGTACCAGGGCTGGCAAGCTCATGCGTCTCATAAGACGAAGAGAAAGCAGAAGGTGTAGCGTCAGGAACAAAAAGACAAGGGATGTGACTGGAGAGAAAGGTCATACTTTGGGTGCGAACGAAGCTAAGTTCTTTCAAAGAGGCGGCACTAGCCAAGGAACTACTAAGGAAGTTACATTCAGGGACAGTGAA GCAGGTGAGATCAAGGAAGTTACAGTCAGAGTTGATCCTGGCAAAAGACACAAGCTGGGAAGACGAGCTTCTCTGTGCGAAGCTTACCTTGGCATTGCACCAGGCGCCTTTTCTGACAATGTCAGAGTCATGGTGGCAGGTTTTGTTCCCGGGGGAGAAGCCATGAAAGATAAAAACATAAAGATTGGTGATTGGCTGAGAAGCCTGGATGGCAGAGAAGTGAATGTTGGAAACTTGGAAAGCTTATTGTCTGAGATTCTTGAGCCACAAAAT GTAAAATTAGAACTGCAAAGAGTTGCTGGTAGTGAAATTGGTAAAACTCCGTTGgaaagtaattttgaaaag CCGCAATCGCCAATGGTTCGTCGTTTGGTATTGGAGGAGGAATCGCATCCATTGATGGAATTGCTTTTGAAACACTCTGTTGGTATAACATTTGTAAAGACGACTGGCCTTTCAGAAACCGGACCAGAGTTACAGGATGTTCTCTACACCTTTCCACGGTCGTTAGATAATAGTACTCAGTCTATTCTGTGCCGAGCAAGAGGAGCCTTCGCTACCCTTGATCATATGCTTCCTGGAATATCTGGTCCTCGTCCAATaag CACATCTACTTGGTTTGAGAACGAATTGATCCATATTTCCTATGTATCCAGGGGAGAAGAATTGCTTTTACTCGCACTgccagaaaaatt CTGCTGTCTTCAAGAAACATTGGAAATAACTGAAGATGTTGTACGCGTTTTAGAATTTAGTTATCGAACTTTGGGTGAGTGTTtcacaccaaaaaaaaatcattccagTTTAGACCATTTCTTTGCACTGCTGTTTTGGAGACCAAGCAAAGAATCGACGAATCTCGCTTCCATAAACGAATCAAAAAACGATTTATCATGCAGTTCAAaagcttcaaattttcacgataCTTTGCCAGCTGCACGTTTTATCCAATTGCCAAGAGATGCTCAAATCCAAATAGATGCAGCTTTGAATGAAATGGAGGCTATGGACTACAGAGATTGG AATGAAGATCCTATGGATTGTCAACGCCTTTATACAATTCTTGGAAGTTGTCTATATCACAAAGATTTTCTTCTGGGATCTCATCTACCCCATCAAGAtctaattgaaattcattcctTCCTACGTCAGAAAGGATTACTGAATTTAATCAAAAACGAACCTGTCAAATCTTTGATAGTTTGGAAGGAAGTCTATCCTTTGTCGTGTAATCGCGGTCATCTGCAGTCTGACGGTGAAAACGACAAACCCTTTGTACCCAATGGAAGGTGGTTCTTACTTGTTGTTGGTTTTGGTAACCAGTTATTGGCTGTTTTACTTGAGTCCGGAGGATGTACAGCGGA ACTTGAAAACAATGCCAGCCCTGATGTATTTTATGTAGAAGAGGCGCAGGAAACTTTAAAACATATACAAAAAATCGGTATACCAACATTGGCCGAGAAATGGATCGCGGCCAATACTAGATCAGGAATTGAGTTAACCCAAGATGGGGCAGCCAACAAATCTATTCCTAGCATCGCCGAAAATTTATTCGGTCTGGTAAAATCAAACGAGTCTCGTTCCACACTGCCAAAAACAAACTCTGTagtcagtaaaaaaaatctggaagtATCATCCATTTTAAAAAGACGAAGTCTAGAACAGAGTACCGTCTCCACAGGGTCTG TCTATTCTTTGCAAACATCTGAAGATTCTACAAGTCAGGGGACTGGAGCAGTCAGTGAAGCAAGTGACGATGTTGCTCCAATCCTAGGCCGACGGGCAACAAGGGAGAGAATAAATAACACGAATTCTCGACAATCAGATTGCAGTGACTCCGACATGGATTATGATCGG aatgaGAGCCAGCCAAGTACAATGGATATAACAGACATTCGTCAAAATTTGTTGAGTCAGGCGGAATATATAGTGCCAAAAAAGGTGAGCGCTGGTACCGAAGACACTTTGCTTCACTATGTACATTTAGATACACTTGAAGGTGTTTTATTATCTTCGAACGTCGGGATCGACGGGAGTTTGAAGGATTCAAAAGTTCTTGGACTCTTCAACAGCGCTGCCCGTGTCATTCATAAACTCCTTCAAAGAACTGTGAGATTTGAGAAAATGCTCAATCAAGATACGGACAAGTCTGTGATTAACAAGAGTTTGATTGCTATCAAGGAACACGGTGTCCTGTTTGAGTGCGAAGGTGACACATATTGGGTAGTCGGACGTTCGTATACATCACCGCAGCCTCGAGAACTATATGTCTGTTATCGGGACTCGGCACCCCAAAGTTTGATCGAAATGGCATTCAGGTTGAATACAAACTAA